GCAACCAGAGACTTAACTTTCGAGATGATTCAGCACAGGTTCACTAAAACAGCAAAAAATGTCATTCAAAAGAGATATCCGAAGACAAAGCTGGAGATGGACGAGGAGAAGCGGAAATATAAATGGGGTCGTTGGGGACAAGGCAAATACGTGTATCCGGATGATCAAGCCACCGCTCTCAGAGAATTCATCACTGAACAAATCTTTGACAAATTCCCTGAAGCGAAGATTGAATATTTCACTTAGAAGCGAAGCCAGTCGGGCGTAATGGAATTCAGCCAGAGCGTAATTTGTGTCATTTTACCCGTGTAGAGCAGAATGGAGATTAGAATCATCAATCCGCCGCCGATTTTCATAATCGTTGCCGAATATCGTAAAATCCAGCGGGTGGAGCCGATGAAAAAGGAAAGCACGAAGAACGGAATGGCAAAACCTAGCGAATAGGCTGTAGTCAGCTGCAGCCATGTTCCTGGTTCTGTTGCAGCCAGTGCAAGTATCGCGGAAAGGATAGGCCCTACACAGGGCGACCACCCGGCAGCAAACCCCATACCAATAAGCATAGAGCCTATATAACCGGCAGGACGAAACTTGATCTGAAGCTTTCTTTCTTTAAGCAGCCACTGCGGTTGGAAAATTCCAATTAAGAACATGCCCATGACGAAAATAAGAATGGCAGCAATCTGACGAAGCAGGTCGCGATAATCAATAAAAAAATTGCCTAAGAAGCCTGCGGTAAGACCTAACGCGTAAAAAATAATGGAAAAGCCTACGATAAAGCTCAAAGTGTGCAGCATCGTTTGACGCCTTACAGCTGCAGATGATTGTCCCGACTTTAGTTCGGACACGGAAATTCCCGTTATGTAGGATAAATAGGACGGATATAATGGCAAACAACAAGGAGATATGAACGAGGCTACCCCCGCCCATAATGCGATCCATATATTAACCGAATCCATGCTACACTCTCAGCCCCTTCTTCAAAATAATGCCCATTAACAGTACGATCAGGCTTAAGACGACAGTTCCACCAGGAGCAAGGTCCCAAACACCGGCAATGACCAAACCCGCAATGACGGCAATTTCGGAGAAAATGACGGCCAATATGACAGAATGCTTAAAGCTCTTGGCAATGAGCAGGCTGCAGGCAACCGGAATCGTCAAAAGCGATGAAACAAGCAATGCGCCAACAATTTTAATCGCCACCGAAATAACAAGCGCCGTCAACATCGTAATCATCATGTTGTAGAATCGAAGCGGCAACCCGCTGACGCTGGCGGCATCCTCATCGAAAAACATAAGAAAAAGCTCCTTGAAATGAAAAGCTATCACCCCAACCACCACGAGACAGACGCCGAATACGACCCATAGGTCTGTAGAATCAAGGGTATATATGCTTCCGAACAAATAGCTCATCACATTCATATTGAAGCCCTTGCCTAGTGTAAACAGGAGAGTAGCTAAGGCCACGCCCCCTGACATGATGATTGCGATGGATAGCTCCGCATAGGTCTTATAAGCTTTTCTCAGTCTTTCGATGGCAAAAGACGCCAGCAATGCGAACACGAGACCCACGCCTAGCGGATAAATGTTAATTAAGAATCCAAGGGCAACGCCGGCAATCGATACATGCGCAAGCGTATCTCCAATCATCGACAGCCGCCGAAGCACCAGAAAAACGCCCATCAGCGGAGCTGTCAAACCGATCAGAATGCCGCCGATCAAAGCCCTTTGAAAAAAATATTCCGTAAAAATATCCAAGCTGCTCGCTCCTTATTGAATCCCGATCATCTCACGGATTTGACCGATCGAATGAGTGAGATTGGTCTCCCGGCAATCCTCCGGGTCATGTGTATGCTTAACGTAAAATTTAATACCGCCGCTGACCTGCTGCGGCTCCGTCCCTAAATAAGCCTGCATCATTTCCATGTCATGGGAAACCATAATAAAGGTCATATGATGATGCTGATGCATGTGGCGGATCATGCGAAAAAATCCTGCTTGCGATTCCGCGTCGATGCCGACTGTGGGCTCATCAAGGATCAACAGCTCAGGATTGTTCACAATAGCACGAGCCAAAAATGCGCGCTGCTGCTGCCCGCCGGAGAGCTGTCCGATACGTCTGGCAGCCAGGTCTTCAATCCGCATAGCCAGCATAGCATCCTCGGCTTTTTGCAGGTCAGCCTTAGTCAAGCGCTTGTATATCTTCTTCTTGCTGTACAGACCTGATGTGACAACCTCCCTTACCGTTGCAGGAAAAAGAGGATTGAAGGCATTCTTCTGTGGGACATAGCCGATTCGTTCCCAATCTTTAAACTGCCCAACCGGTTGGTCGAAGAGCCGAATTTCACCCTGAGTAGGCTTCAGCAATCCAACGAGCATTTTTAATAACGTAGTCTTACCTGCCCCATTCGAGCCGATCACCCCTACAAAATCACGTTCCAGGATGTTGAACTGAAGGTTGTCGATCACTTTCTTATGTTCATATGAAAAAGTGACATGATCAATGGCGGCGATACATCTGTGGCACGATTGCGCATCGTTTGTTTCCATAATTGAGGACTCCTATTCTTTGTGGATACCTTCCGGTTGGAACCTACTCCTCTATTGTAAAGCTTTGACAAGGTTTTTCAAATTATCATCCATGACCGATATATAGTCTTTACCGGCTTTTATTTGTTCCTCTGTCAAGCCTTCCAGCGGATTCAGCACCATCGTTTCGACACCTGCGTCCTTCGCTAATGTCTTGGCGAGCTTATCGGAAACCAGCTCTTCGAAGAAGATATACTTCAGATCGTTATCTTTGAGAAAAGCATTCATTCGTTTCAGGTCCTGCGCAGTCGGCTCAGAATCCGGCGATAGCCCCATTATTGACATTTGCGTCAAGCCATAGTCACGGCATAGATAACCAAACGCTTGGTGAGAAACAGCAATCGCTTTTTTCGGAGTTTGTGACAGCTCCTTTTTATATCTGGCATCCAGGTCAGACAGCTCTTTCGCATAGCTTTCGTAGTTCTGCTCATAGCTAGCTTGATGCGCAGGGTCTGCCGCAACTAGAGCATCTTTAATGTGACCTGCCATCACGATTGCGTTGGATGGACTTAACCACGCATGAGGGTCAAACTGCTCGTTACCATCGGACGTTTGCAGCAGCTTTGCTCCTTCACTGGCTTCCACCACTTTAAGCTCGGAATCCTTGGGCAAGCTCTCCAGAAAATCCTTGACCCATCCTTCAAAGCCTGCGCCTTGGTAGACAAAAACCTGAGCCTTCGTCATATTCTTCAAATCTCGGCTTTTGGGAGACCAATTATGCGGTTCAACCCCGCTGGCACCAGATTAATCACGTTGACGTTGTCGCCACCGACATGGCGCGCAAAATCATACAACGGATAAAAGCTGGTAATGACGTTGACTTTCCCTTCGACAATCGCAGCTTTTTCAGAGCTTTGGCCGCAGCCTGCCAGCAGGACTGAAATCAGCGCGAACAGCATTATGTATAAAACCATGAATCTGCGCATGGTAAGCACCTCTCATTCCCGTTCTAAATCGTAAATTTTTTTATTAACGGATTGATTATACGAGCCTCATCCCTGGATGTCAATAAGACTGAAAAAAAGAAAGCCGCCCTCAGATGAGAGCGGCGAGATTGTCAATTCTAGGTCCATTGTCTACTCGACCATGCTTTCTTTCTCTTCATTACCCTGTTTCTTTGATTTGGAGGAAGAAGATTGGCTTTTTGATTTAGAGGATGATTGCTTTTCATTCGGACTTGGAGAAGACTTCGGTTCCTCTTCGATTTTCACAGGTTTTTCACTTTCTTTCTTTAGCTGCTTATAGCGTTCTTCCGACTGCTTGATCATCTTTTTGTCCTGCTCTACTTGGTACTGAAGGATCTCTTTATAAATATCGTACTGCTTCTTCAGCTCTTGATCAATGATGCTGGCGCCGCCCTGGGTGCTTTGAGCCTTCTGCTCACCACCTTGACCGCCTTGAGCCTTCTGCTGATCCCCCTTCTGCCCGCCGATTTGATTCTGCTGCCCCTTCTGATCTTGCGATTGCCCGCTACCGAGCATACCGCAAGCGGTAAGGGCCCAAGACATGCATGCTAGCAAAAGGATGTTTACAATCCGTTTAGCCGACATATGCGTCACTCCATTGTTATTTTCCTTTAGAGTAACCGCAAAGAAGCCTTGCTAGTCTGATAATAAAAGGAAAAACCCTATTGGACCTAAGCAAGCTTCCAATAGGGTTTATGACGATTAACTATTTAACAATCGCGCCGCTCGGCATACCTTCCGGCACGGTAGCCAGCGTCAGCTGGTCGCCGTGGGAAGCAGCGAGAATCATCCCTTGTGACAGCTCGCCGCGCAGCTTAGCGGGCTTCAGGTTCGTGACGCAGATCACCTTGCGTCCGACCAGCTCTTCCGGCTTGTAGAACTTCGCAATGCCGGATACCACCTGACGCTGCTCATAGCCGAGATCCAGCTGCAGCTTCAGCAGCTTATCCGCGCCCTTCACAGGCTCGGCTGCGAGCACCTGCGCCACGCGCAGCTCCACCTTGGCGAAATCGTCGATGCCGATTTCGTCCTTCGGCTCCGGCGCGGGCACGCTTGAGGCAGCGGCCGCAGGCGCTGCCGCAGCAGGCTCAGCGGCGCTTGCAGCAGCGCCGCCGCCCATGGCCTGGACGATGTAGCCGATTTCCGGCTCCACGTCCAGTCGCGGGAACATGGGCTCTCCCTTCCGCACCTTGGTGCCGGCAGGGAGCAGCCCGAAGGTCTGCGCGCTCTCCCACGAGGTGAGGCGCGGCAGGTCATCGTCAGCAATGCCCAGCTGCTGCCAGATCAATTGCGGCGTCTTCGTCAGGAACGGACGAAGGAGCACTGACGAGATGCGCTGTGCTTCGGCCAGCGCGTACATGACCGAGCCAAGCGTCTCGCGCTTGGCCTCGTCCTTCACCATCGACCACGGCTGCGTCTCGTCGATGTACTTGTTCGTGCGGCTGATCAGCTGCCACACGGCGGACAGGGCGATGGAGAACTCCATTTTCTCCATCGCTTCCTCATACTTCGCTACCGTAGCGCGGACGGTCTCCAGGAGACCTTCTTCGGAATTCGGTAGCGCCCGGCATCTTACGTCGGGATGCTTCCGGCGAAATATTTGTCAATCATGACAATCGTGCGATTGAGCAGATTGCCCAGGTCGTTAGCGAGGTCATGATTGACCCGCTCCACGAAGCTCTCCGGTGTGAACGTGCCGTCCGCACCGAATGGCACTTCTCTCATCAAGTAGTAACGCAACGCGTCCAGACCATAGCGGTCGATCAGCGTGACCGGATCGACAACGTTGCCTTTGGATTTGGACATTTTGCCGTCCTTCATGAGCAGCCAGCCGTGCGCGAATACCTTTTTCGGAAGAGGAAGATCGAGCGCCATCAGCATAATCGGCCAATAGATTGTATGGAAGCGTACGATTTCCTTACTCATGAGATGGACGTCGGCCGGCCAGTATTTCTCAAATTTGCTTTGATCTTCAGAACCGTATCCAAGCGCTGTAATATAGTTGGACAGAGCATCGATCCACACATAAATGACATGCTTCGGATCACCGGGAACTCGAATCCCCCAGTCAAACGTCGTACGGGACACCGCCAAATCTTCTAGTCCAGGCTTGATAAAGTTGTTCAGCATTTCATTCTTGCGAGACTCCGGCTGAATAAAGTCAGGATTCTCTTCATAATACTGCACCAAACGGTCTGCATATTTGCTCATGCGGAAGAAATACGTTTCTTCCTTCATCTTTTCAACAGGACGTCCGCAATCCGGACATTTGCCTTCGACCAGCTTGCTCTCTGGGAAGAACGTTTCGCACGGCACACAGTACCAGCCCTCATACTCACCCAAATAAATATCGCCCTGTTCCAGGAGCTTTGAGAAGATCTTGGACACTGAGTCCTTATGGCGCGCTTCCGTCGTACGGATAAAATCGTTGTACGAAATATCCAGCTTCGCCCAAAGCTCTTTAATACCTTCCACGATTTGATCAACGAATTGCTGCGGTGTAGTGCCTTTCTCCTGCGCTTTGCGCTCGATCTTCTGCCCGTGCTCATCTGTACCTGTCAGGTACATGACATCAAAGCCTCTAAGACGCTTGTAGCGCGCCATGACGTCCCCTGCTACGGTCGAATAGGCATGACCGATGTGCAGCTTGTCGCTCGGATAATAGATCGGTGTAGTGATGTAAAATGTTTTAGCTGGATTTGACATGGCGTAAGCCCTCCTGGCAACGAAATAGACATAACAAAAAGCCCTCATCCATCTTGGGACGAGAGCTACACTCACGCGGTACCACCCAGGTTCCCCCGTCTCTCACAAGATCAGGGCTCAGTAAGTCATGACGACTTCCCCATTAACGCTGGGACACGAAGCCAGCTCACTCCCTGGCGGAATGCTTGCGGCTTATGCCCAAACATCTCATCGCAACCCAAGGCAGCTTGAAGGCTTATTCTCCGGGACCATCTTCCAAACCTGCTCCTATACCGGCTTTCACCTGCCCCGGCTCTCTGTTCATAGGCATCCGTCTGTACTTATCCGTTCATCGAATCCATATGTGACGCTTTAAGGCAAATATATCGAAAAGTCAGCCGGGATGTCAAGTTAGTTCTGTTCAACGACTATCTATCCTGATCATCGATCGTCTTGCGTGTTGATCCAGCTTGCTCTTGCTTGTATCCAGGCTTAGGCACATAGTCAATACCGCCCGGATGAAATGGATGGCATTTGCAAAGCCGTTTCACGGTAAGCCACGATCCCTTGCATGCGCCGTGCAGCTCCAATGCCTCCAAAGCATACTGCGAGCAGGTTGGATAAAAGCGGCATGTAGGAGGCTTTAATGGTGATATGAATTTCCGATACACATGAATCGGAATCTGAAGCATCTTTTTCATCAATGAATCAGGACCTTCCTATGATTTCCCGTGAATGAGCTGGCTGATCATGCCTGCTGTTTCCTCGATCGCTTTGTTGGTCACATCAATAACATGGCAGTTTAATTGCTTCATTAGTCTTTCGGCATAATCTAGCTCCTCATGGATGCGTTTGAGTGCCGCGTAGGAGGAATTACTGGGCAAACCGACGGTTTTCAGCCGTTCCTGACGAATCTGCAATATATGCTCTGCCTCCATAGTCAAGCCGATAATGCGATTGCTTGGAATTTTAAACAGCTCAGCTGGCAGCCTCACTTCAGGTACGATTGGAAGATTCGCGGACTTGATTCCCTTGTGCGCTAAATAAATACTAAGAGGGGTTTTCGAGGTCCTAGAAACGCCGATGAGAACGACCTCCGCTTCCAGCATCCCTCTATTATCCTTCCCATCGTCATACTTGACCGCAAACTCAATGGCATCGACTCTGCGAAAATAATCGGCATCCATTTCGTGCAAAAGGCCCGGCTTTCGCTTAGGTGAATCACCGTAAGTATCCATAAACGCCTGCAGCATGGGACCCATAATATCGACAGCTTTGACGCCTAGTCGAACAGATTCGTTTTTCATAAACTCTCTCAGCTCGGGCTGAACTAGCGTATAGGCGACAAATCCTCCTGCCGCGGAGGCCTTTAGCAGCATCTGACGAATCTCTGATTCCTGACGGATATGACTGAACAGGTTGATTTTTACCTGCTCCGCATTAAATTGGCGTATGGTTGCTCTCGCGACAGCGTCTGCAGTTTCTCCTACAGAGTCCGAGCAGATAAATAAATGCTGTTCGTGCATAATAACCCCCTCGTCAATACGTGCTTCTACCTCTATATATCTATGAATTTACTATAGTAAATATATGTCTGGATTGCAAAAAAACCTTTATCTCTCCTAAGAGAAAATAAAGGCTCCGTTTGTGATTGTTAATAGGCTAAAACTAGCACTTCCTTAGCTTTCATTTCTATTATTCCGCTTAATTCTCTACTTGAAATCTGATCCACCGCAAGAATTTCTCCTAATTCTATTTGAGCTTCACAGCTGTTATGATTCATCACGAATAAGTAGCGGCTGCCGTCTTTTTCACGCTGAGAAATCTCTACACCGGGAACAGGCGCAATCGGCGCAGTAATCTGCTTCTCTTTGCACACAGTACCTAGAAAGCTTTGCATAAACGCTGCATCCGGACTCGACGCAACATACCAGGCTTGACCTTGTCCGAAGCTGTTAACAGTAAGCACAGGCATGCCCTTGTAGAAATCACTGCCATACACCGCTTTAACCTCAGCGCCTTCGGCATGAATGAGATCGCATAAGGTGCCGCAGGTATAGCTGCCTTCGAGAGCTCCCCAAGACTCATTCATCACGATTTGATTGGTCTGATCAGGGAATAAAGCATCAATCTCCTCCGCCCAAATGCCTAACACATTGCGAAGCTCGCCCGGGTAGCCGCCAAGCGTCACAATATCGCTCTCATTCACAATACCGCTGAAGAAGGTTGTGATAAACGTGCCTCCTGCGTTGACAAATTCTTCGATCCGCTTCACATAGCCCGGTTTGATCATATACAGAACAGGCGCAATGACAATGTCGTATTTACTCAAATCAGCATCAACGCCAATCATGTCCGTCTGAATGTTCATCTTATATAAAGCATCATAGTATTTGTGCACTTCGTCGACGTATTTCAGCCCCACTGTTGGACCACTCGAGAGCTCTACCGCCCATCGGTTCTCCCAATCGTACACAATGGCCACGCGGGAATGAACTCTTGCATCCAATAGCGAATCGCCAAGCCGCTGCAATTCGCCGCCCAATTCTGCACATTCGCGGAATACCCGTGTATGCTCGTGGCCGACATGCTCAATGACCGCACCGTGGTACTTCTCACAAGCCCCTACCGACCTGCGCAACTGGAAGAACATGACGGTATCCGCTCCGCGGGCAACCGCTTGATAGCTCCACAACTTCATCACACCGGGACGCTTGAGCGAATTGTACGGCTGCCAGTTCTGCTGGCTTGGGGTCTGCTCCATCAGCATGAACGGCTGACCGTCCTTGAGTCCTCTCATCAGATCATGAACCATAGCCGTATAGCTGTATGGTGTATCTAAAGACGGATAATTGTCCCATGACACGACATCCATATATTTAGCCCACTGGAAGTAATCAAGTTCTTTATAGGTCCCCATCAAATTGGTTGTAACAGGCAAATGCGGCGTATGCTTTTTCAGCGCATCGTATTCTAGCCTATAGCATTCGAGCAAGCTGTCCGATTGGAACCGGCGGTAGTCGAGCGAGATCCCCTGGAAGTTGGTCCGGTCTCCGGCCCACTCCTCGGACAAAGCATTCGGAGGGACAATTTCATCCCATTCATAGAAGGTATGCCCCCAGAATCGGGTGTTCCACACACGGTTCACTTGCTCCAAGCTGCCATAACGGGCTTGAAGCCATTGCCGAAAACCTTCCGCACAGTTATCACAATAGCAATAGCCGCCATACTCATTGGATACGTGCCAGATCAATACAGCTGGATGATCCTTGTACCGCTCCGCCAGCTTATCCGCTATCAAGGTCGAATACTTCCGATATGTCGGGCTGCTTGGGCAGGAGTTATGACGTCCGCCAAATTTTCTCTTCCGTCCTTCAAAATCTACACGCAGCACATCCGGGTATTTCTTAGCCATCCACGCAGGATGCGCTCCGGTGCTCGTAGCCAAGCATACATAGGTGTTGTTATCATAAAGCTTGTTGATGATTTCATCCAGCCATTCGAAGTGGTAGGTATCCTCATCAGGCTGTGATAAAGCCCATGAAAATACGTTAATCGTCGCAACATCGATGCCCGCCAATTGAAACATCCGCATATCTTCATCCATGACCGGTTTGTCCCATTGTTCCGGATTATAGTCGCCGCCGTACCATATTTTAGGAAGCTTGTCGCTTAGCATTGTGCACACTCCTTAGCTCTATAGCTAGATTGAATTTATATAAGAATACTTCCATTTTATTTGAATTCTTCTATGCTTAAAATATAATATATTGGTACTCATATATAAAAATATGGAACAGATCGAGGTGGAACCGTTGCATAAAAGACTGTTACTTACCCCCTCCGCAGACCAGCCTTACCCCCTCTTTATCGAAAGCATCGGACATCATGAGGATCAGGAGAAAATCATCAGAGACGAGGGGTATCCTTATTATCATTGGCTGCAAACCTATAGCGGCGAAGGAGAGCTCTGGACAGGGGGGAAATGTTATCGCCTGAGCAGCTGCTGCGGGTTTTTGCTTCCTCCTTCCGCGCAGCATGCTTACTCGGGTATCACGGATGTGTGGTGTACGCAGTATATCACCTTTGGCGGACCGCTGGCGGAAGCGATCCTTCATCGACTTGGACTGCATGATGCTTCCATGTACAGATGGGAAAGCTCCACGACGCTTGCAACTTCGATTATGCGCATACTCGCCAAAGCAGAGACCGGCAACGAATATACAGGGTACGATGCCTCCGCCGACCTCTACGCTTTTCTCATGGCGCTCAAAAAACACGGTCAAGTCAATAACCGGGCATCCATCAGCAAGCAAATCATGTATTTGCAGCCGCTCTTGGACTTTCTTGAACATCATTTCGCCGATCCTGACTTGGGGCTGACACGAATGGCCGAAGTACTAGGCATAACCCCCCGGCACATGAACACCCTGTTTCACCATGCTTTCGATCTGTCACCCTATACCTATTTAATTCTGCTGAGGCTTCGCAAATCCAAGGAGCTGCTTCTCAGCAGCCCCCAAATCACGGTAAAACATGTTGCTGAGCAATCCGGCTTTCGGGATGCAAGCCATTATGTTTCCAGCTTTCGGAGGCATGTGGGACTAACACCGGAGAAGTTCCGGCAGTTGAATTAAATTCTTCCGATGGGGTAAATGGTATATTCTGGTGATTCCGCGAAATTGAACCTTCAATTGTTACCTAAGATCAGCGGCAACCACCTTCCTTTGTTTGCAATTATGGTAGATAATGTACAGATGGAGTTCAGATTGAACAGATAGGAGATTTCTCATGATGAAGCTTTTGCAAATAATGAAACAAGTTCCCTCTCGTTTCTTGATTGCTGCACTGCCGCTGGCTTTAGCAGCATTCGTTGAGTATTTGGAGCGAGGCTCCTTCCAGGACATGTACACATGGTGTGCGCACCACACTGGTGCAGCGTTTATGGCGTATCTCATTACCGGATCCATCTATGTATTACTCACTGCCATTACAGGCAGAAGCCGTCTTTCCTTTTTGGATACTGTGCGCTTGCCTGCTGCCCCTTGCAGCCATAAGCGGAAGTAAGTTGAAAGCAATTGGAGCCCCTTATTATCCTTGGGATCTCGTATTTAACAATCAAATCGTCGAATACCGTTCCTTTTTAAGCCAATATGTAACGTCATCTATTGTGATTTCGGTGCTTGCTTTTCTGCTCATCCTAGCGCTGCTCTTTCATGTACTGCTTCGCAAGCATCCGATTCGGCTGCATT
This genomic window from Paenibacillus hexagrammi contains:
- a CDS encoding cytochrome c biogenesis CcdA family protein, giving the protein MDSVNIWIALWAGVASFISPCCLPLYPSYLSYITGISVSELKSGQSSAAVRRQTMLHTLSFIVGFSIIFYALGLTAGFLGNFFIDYRDLLRQIAAILIFVMGMFLIGIFQPQWLLKERKLQIKFRPAGYIGSMLIGMGFAAGWSPCVGPILSAILALAATEPGTWLQLTTAYSLGFAIPFFVLSFFIGSTRWILRYSATIMKIGGGLMILISILLYTGKMTQITLWLNSITPDWLRF
- a CDS encoding metal ABC transporter permease — its product is MDIFTEYFFQRALIGGILIGLTAPLMGVFLVLRRLSMIGDTLAHVSIAGVALGFLINIYPLGVGLVFALLASFAIERLRKAYKTYAELSIAIIMSGGVALATLLFTLGKGFNMNVMSYLFGSIYTLDSTDLWVVFGVCLVVVGVIAFHFKELFLMFFDEDAASVSGLPLRFYNMMITMLTALVISVAIKIVGALLVSSLLTIPVACSLLIAKSFKHSVILAVIFSEIAVIAGLVIAGVWDLAPGGTVVLSLIVLLMGIILKKGLRV
- a CDS encoding metal ABC transporter ATP-binding protein — translated: METNDAQSCHRCIAAIDHVTFSYEHKKVIDNLQFNILERDFVGVIGSNGAGKTTLLKMLVGLLKPTQGEIRLFDQPVGQFKDWERIGYVPQKNAFNPLFPATVREVVTSGLYSKKKIYKRLTKADLQKAEDAMLAMRIEDLAARRIGQLSGGQQQRAFLARAIVNNPELLILDEPTVGIDAESQAGFFRMIRHMHQHHHMTFIMVSHDMEMMQAYLGTEPQQVSGGIKFYVKHTHDPEDCRETNLTHSIGQIREMIGIQ
- the yidD gene encoding membrane protein insertion efficiency factor YidD, whose amino-acid sequence is MKKMLQIPIHVYRKFISPLKPPTCRFYPTCSQYALEALELHGACKGSWLTVKRLCKCHPFHPGGIDYVPKPGYKQEQAGSTRKTIDDQDR
- a CDS encoding pyruvate, water dikinase regulatory protein, producing MHEQHLFICSDSVGETADAVARATIRQFNAEQVKINLFSHIRQESEIRQMLLKASAAGGFVAYTLVQPELREFMKNESVRLGVKAVDIMGPMLQAFMDTYGDSPKRKPGLLHEMDADYFRRVDAIEFAVKYDDGKDNRGMLEAEVVLIGVSRTSKTPLSIYLAHKGIKSANLPIVPEVRLPAELFKIPSNRIIGLTMEAEHILQIRQERLKTVGLPSNSSYAALKRIHEELDYAERLMKQLNCHVIDVTNKAIEETAGMISQLIHGKS
- a CDS encoding beta-galactosidase, which codes for MLSDKLPKIWYGGDYNPEQWDKPVMDEDMRMFQLAGIDVATINVFSWALSQPDEDTYHFEWLDEIINKLYDNNTYVCLATSTGAHPAWMAKKYPDVLRVDFEGRKRKFGGRHNSCPSSPTYRKYSTLIADKLAERYKDHPAVLIWHVSNEYGGYCYCDNCAEGFRQWLQARYGSLEQVNRVWNTRFWGHTFYEWDEIVPPNALSEEWAGDRTNFQGISLDYRRFQSDSLLECYRLEYDALKKHTPHLPVTTNLMGTYKELDYFQWAKYMDVVSWDNYPSLDTPYSYTAMVHDLMRGLKDGQPFMLMEQTPSQQNWQPYNSLKRPGVMKLWSYQAVARGADTVMFFQLRRSVGACEKYHGAVIEHVGHEHTRVFRECAELGGELQRLGDSLLDARVHSRVAIVYDWENRWAVELSSGPTVGLKYVDEVHKYYDALYKMNIQTDMIGVDADLSKYDIVIAPVLYMIKPGYVKRIEEFVNAGGTFITTFFSGIVNESDIVTLGGYPGELRNVLGIWAEEIDALFPDQTNQIVMNESWGALEGSYTCGTLCDLIHAEGAEVKAVYGSDFYKGMPVLTVNSFGQGQAWYVASSPDAAFMQSFLGTVCKEKQITAPIAPVPGVEISQREKDGSRYLFVMNHNSCEAQIELGEILAVDQISSRELSGIIEMKAKEVLVLAY
- a CDS encoding AraC family transcriptional regulator yields the protein MHKRLLLTPSADQPYPLFIESIGHHEDQEKIIRDEGYPYYHWLQTYSGEGELWTGGKCYRLSSCCGFLLPPSAQHAYSGITDVWCTQYITFGGPLAEAILHRLGLHDASMYRWESSTTLATSIMRILAKAETGNEYTGYDASADLYAFLMALKKHGQVNNRASISKQIMYLQPLLDFLEHHFADPDLGLTRMAEVLGITPRHMNTLFHHAFDLSPYTYLILLRLRKSKELLLSSPQITVKHVAEQSGFRDASHYVSSFRRHVGLTPEKFRQLN